The Spirochaetota bacterium genome includes a region encoding these proteins:
- a CDS encoding TonB-dependent receptor — protein sequence MKKSALNSRILQKVLMVILIMFTPLTLYAQKTTDVSGKVIDSMTGEPLIGVNVIIQTLKIYSITDINGKYTLQDVPEGKQNILFQMMGYDKTLSAINVKPGEKNIVNISLSYKTAEEVVVTGRRINNTEAALLSKRKKAPVAQDAISSEQISKSPDSDASDAAKRVTGVTIVDGKTVYIRGLGERYSSVMFAGSTIPSPDPDKRVVPLDIFPVGLLDNLVIIKAYTPDIPGEFAGGIVQINPRDYPDKATFKVSIGSGYHSNTTGKDFLTYDGGKYDWFGIDDGTRELPDGIKDDYVNDIFYTPKRIAQIGREFKNEYTPNTTDGKFPFKVNFSYGDSYNIGKNKTLGLIFSGLFKESSKNKDIHFFRVSDNWNTIKDYHIDKSTYSTNKGLLISSSLNAGTDKLRLTSFYSHQSDDNTSEYFGYNNDRQESTVAGAVSTAKIYKLQFITTGLFFSQINGEHYFEKIFKTILDWTASYSRASRYEPDTRTSQLIDLNSTGSFIVYRSDDVKRFFQEHDDSVYGFSPSLTIPFKQWNGLSSKLNIGGAITYRERDSESRTFLWDNGNSLGSISTTPEPLENLLSPGFIVAPGDEDPTHYFIKEASGENDYYTGKLTIIAGYGQFDMPIIPRLRFVGGLRYEYSDMDVITYNPILKEEKDLSKEPLEEDNIMPGVSVTYSATKNTNLRFAYSKTVARPDFREVTEFKYSPMISSEVLIGNPDLEQCDIHNYDLRVEWFPSASEILALSLFYKDMEKPIELLEVTGTPGSTTLKYQNAESAENMGIEFEVKKTFSFISDLFNLESSNIKNILGDLSFSTNIAFIHSNVDVEDIESAKYTTDDRPLQGQSPYVLNSSLNYNNDNIGLNGTLLYNIYGRRIVKVGTIYGTNPRGDIYEEPVGKLDFVAKQKLFSKGHLKISISNILDPAIEISQKRPKSGTSLEKKFTLESYREGRNYSISYSYNL from the coding sequence ATGAAAAAGTCAGCACTCAACAGCAGAATTCTACAAAAAGTCTTAATGGTTATTCTAATTATGTTTACCCCCCTTACGCTCTATGCACAAAAGACTACTGACGTCTCAGGTAAGGTTATTGATTCTATGACCGGTGAACCCTTAATCGGAGTAAATGTAATTATTCAAACACTTAAAATATATTCTATTACAGATATAAATGGTAAATACACCCTTCAGGATGTTCCTGAAGGTAAGCAGAATATACTATTTCAAATGATGGGGTATGATAAGACTCTATCAGCGATAAATGTAAAACCAGGTGAAAAGAATATTGTTAATATCAGCCTCTCATACAAGACAGCAGAAGAGGTTGTCGTCACTGGCCGTAGGATCAATAATACCGAGGCAGCACTTCTAAGCAAGAGAAAAAAGGCACCTGTGGCTCAGGACGCCATAAGTTCTGAACAAATCTCTAAATCACCGGATAGCGATGCATCAGATGCTGCTAAAAGAGTAACTGGAGTTACTATAGTAGATGGTAAGACAGTTTATATCCGGGGACTCGGTGAGCGATATTCGAGTGTTATGTTCGCTGGTTCAACAATCCCATCTCCTGACCCAGACAAGAGGGTGGTTCCATTGGATATATTTCCGGTTGGGCTGCTTGATAATCTTGTGATTATTAAGGCTTACACCCCGGATATACCAGGAGAGTTTGCAGGGGGCATAGTGCAGATCAATCCAAGGGATTATCCGGATAAAGCCACCTTTAAGGTTTCAATTGGGTCAGGCTATCATTCAAATACAACAGGCAAGGATTTTTTGACCTACGATGGGGGCAAATATGATTGGTTTGGCATTGATGACGGCACAAGAGAATTGCCGGATGGGATAAAAGATGATTATGTAAATGATATTTTCTACACTCCCAAGCGGATTGCCCAGATTGGTAGAGAGTTTAAGAATGAATACACGCCGAATACAACGGATGGCAAGTTCCCTTTTAAAGTCAACTTCTCTTATGGTGATAGCTATAATATTGGTAAGAATAAGACTTTGGGACTAATTTTTTCCGGATTGTTTAAGGAGAGTTCCAAAAATAAAGATATTCATTTTTTTCGAGTAAGTGATAACTGGAATACAATTAAAGATTATCATATTGATAAATCAACATATTCGACAAACAAGGGCCTGCTCATATCATCATCACTCAATGCAGGCACAGACAAATTACGTTTAACATCATTCTATTCCCACCAGTCAGATGATAACACATCAGAATATTTTGGCTACAATAATGACAGGCAGGAGTCTACAGTTGCTGGCGCTGTCAGCACGGCTAAAATATATAAACTTCAATTTATTACTACAGGCCTTTTCTTCAGTCAAATTAACGGAGAGCATTATTTTGAAAAAATATTTAAGACCATTTTAGATTGGACCGCATCTTACTCAAGGGCCTCAAGATATGAACCGGATACTAGGACAAGTCAGCTTATTGATTTGAACTCTACTGGTAGTTTTATTGTATATAGGTCGGATGATGTAAAACGATTTTTCCAGGAACATGATGACTCAGTCTATGGTTTTTCGCCGTCCTTAACTATTCCCTTTAAGCAGTGGAATGGTCTATCATCTAAATTAAATATTGGAGGGGCTATTACATATCGAGAAAGGGATTCAGAGTCACGGACATTTCTTTGGGATAATGGCAATAGCCTGGGATCAATATCCACAACGCCTGAACCATTAGAAAACCTCCTTTCGCCTGGATTTATTGTCGCACCAGGTGATGAAGATCCAACACACTATTTTATTAAAGAGGCATCAGGCGAGAATGACTACTATACCGGCAAACTGACTATCATAGCGGGTTATGGACAGTTTGATATGCCCATAATTCCCAGATTAAGATTTGTCGGTGGTCTGAGATATGAGTATTCAGATATGGATGTGATAACATATAATCCAATTTTGAAAGAGGAGAAGGATCTAAGTAAAGAACCATTAGAAGAAGATAACATTATGCCCGGTGTAAGTGTCACTTATTCTGCAACAAAGAACACCAATCTAAGATTCGCATACAGTAAAACTGTAGCACGACCCGATTTTAGAGAAGTCACTGAATTTAAGTATTCTCCCATGATATCCTCGGAGGTTTTAATAGGTAATCCAGATCTAGAGCAGTGTGATATACATAATTATGATCTAAGGGTTGAATGGTTCCCTTCTGCATCCGAAATATTAGCTCTATCCCTGTTTTATAAGGACATGGAAAAGCCGATAGAATTGCTTGAGGTCACAGGTACACCAGGTTCAACCACATTGAAGTACCAGAATGCAGAATCTGCTGAAAATATGGGTATTGAGTTTGAGGTTAAGAAAACCTTTAGTTTTATTTCAGATTTATTCAACCTAGAATCATCAAATATTAAAAATATCTTAGGTGATTTATCATTTTCCACGAATATTGCCTTCATCCATTCAAATGTTGATGTTGAGGATATTGAATCCGCAAAGTACACAACAGACGATAGACCCTTGCAGGGACAATCTCCATATGTTCTAAACTCATCGCTTAATTATAACAATGATAATATAGGACTTAACGGCACACTCCTTTACAATATTTACGGAAGGAGGATAGTAAAGGTTGGAACAATTTATGGAACAAATCCGAGGGGTGATATATACGAAGAGCCAGTCGGAAAGCTTGATTTTGTTGCCAAACAAAAGTTGTTTTCAAAGGGCCATTTGAAAATATCCATATCCAATATACTTGATCCTGCAATTGAAATTAGTCAAAAGAGACCAAAAAGCGGGACTAGCTTGGAGAAAAAATTTACCCTTGAATCATATAGAGAGGGACGCAACTATAGTATTAGCTATAGTTATAACTTATAA
- a CDS encoding TonB family protein, producing the protein MNSYENPSVRDVNNIFSRLQVYNTFFEENSISWWQRHIVFPIFFITAFIGYFIFSINWDFFDEVRNRMYDEMVVTIVDFGDFVPLKKRASGGSYVEIDEVFGNQYIKDKKKEFNPDRDIIDPRIGTAVNPVISNATAPIDLNPEIMPSYTAAARSYGIEGTVILELIISDEGEVLRARSVGKKLGYGLERMAIKCYEGKRYKPSIDSDGKKITVKIFQPVRFQLL; encoded by the coding sequence ATGAATTCATATGAGAATCCTTCAGTAAGGGATGTAAATAATATATTTTCAAGACTGCAAGTTTATAATACTTTCTTCGAAGAAAATAGTATAAGTTGGTGGCAAAGGCATATTGTATTTCCAATTTTTTTTATTACTGCCTTTATAGGTTATTTTATTTTTTCTATTAATTGGGATTTTTTTGATGAGGTAAGAAACAGGATGTATGATGAGATGGTAGTTACTATTGTGGACTTTGGAGATTTTGTTCCGTTAAAAAAAAGGGCTAGCGGTGGATCTTATGTAGAGATTGATGAGGTTTTTGGTAATCAATACATAAAGGATAAAAAGAAGGAATTCAATCCTGATAGAGATATCATAGATCCTCGAATCGGTACAGCTGTTAATCCAGTCATAAGCAATGCAACCGCTCCGATTGATCTTAATCCAGAGATAATGCCAAGCTATACAGCAGCGGCAAGATCATATGGAATTGAGGGAACTGTAATTCTAGAACTTATTATCAGTGATGAAGGTGAAGTGCTTCGCGCTAGATCAGTGGGTAAGAAGCTGGGATATGGTCTAGAGCGGATGGCAATTAAATGTTATGAGGGTAAGAGATATAAGCCCAGTATAGATAGTGATGGGAAGAAAATAACTGTCAAAATATTTCAGCCTGTCAGATTTCAATTATTATAG
- a CDS encoding biopolymer transporter ExbD gives MAGNSSSGNETEISGINVTPLVDIMLVLVIIIMVTAEFTKYRTVPIALPKVNAAAIKREPHKIALTIKPNGEVYWNDKKIDKLDTLPVQLKTAKRLHPDTAVILRAEGKTEYQQLLNLLDEVKLAGISKVGLAVDSNKKKRVKL, from the coding sequence ATGGCTGGTAACTCATCATCAGGAAATGAAACAGAAATAAGCGGTATCAATGTGACGCCACTAGTGGATATTATGCTTGTGCTCGTAATTATTATAATGGTAACGGCTGAATTTACCAAATACAGAACAGTGCCAATTGCGTTGCCGAAGGTTAATGCCGCTGCGATTAAGAGAGAGCCCCATAAAATAGCGCTAACTATAAAACCTAATGGCGAGGTTTACTGGAATGATAAAAAGATAGACAAATTGGATACACTCCCTGTTCAGCTAAAAACGGCCAAGAGGCTTCATCCTGACACGGCAGTGATTCTTCGAGCAGAGGGAAAGACTGAATATCAACAGCTTTTAAATCTGCTGGATGAGGTTAAGCTTGCAGGTATATCAAAGGTCGGGCTTGCAGTTGATTCAAACAAGAAAAAGAGAGTAAAACTTTAA
- a CDS encoding MotA/TolQ/ExbB proton channel family protein, with protein sequence MRVLESRGKQNLMMICDSKRMMTAVVLMLLVVSYWIFSNDHSNQQMLYASKQAVSSINNLEESGGNNGIQQNKEGETLESVVTTMESEESETAYLADAGEFTVENFDPTVWVLIFLFNVALAVSIERAWFLYKNRGNNSELVNVLTKELTQNSSDYSQLMKTIKDKKYGMEGRVAAKTMEGWSYGQNAMSEFSKAALGAENRALDKRLVILSTLGNNTPFIGLLGTVLGIMKAFRDLALVGDAGPSVVMKGISEALIATAFGLGVAIPCVIAFNVFSKQVKNRLSNAQEIVDMLSGLRSVFERKDSDDLSQSPLKVI encoded by the coding sequence ATGAGAGTTTTGGAGTCTCGAGGTAAACAAAATTTAATGATGATATGTGATTCTAAAAGGATGATGACAGCGGTTGTGCTAATGCTGTTAGTGGTTTCATATTGGATTTTCAGTAATGATCATTCCAACCAGCAGATGCTATACGCTTCCAAACAAGCGGTATCAAGTATCAATAATCTTGAAGAATCAGGTGGCAATAATGGTATTCAACAAAACAAAGAAGGGGAAACGCTGGAATCAGTGGTAACTACAATGGAATCTGAAGAGAGCGAAACGGCTTATTTAGCAGATGCTGGAGAGTTTACAGTTGAGAATTTCGATCCAACTGTATGGGTTCTCATCTTTCTATTTAATGTAGCGCTTGCTGTTTCTATAGAAAGGGCCTGGTTTCTTTATAAAAACCGCGGAAATAACTCAGAGCTTGTGAATGTTTTAACCAAAGAATTGACTCAGAACAGTAGTGATTATTCACAACTTATGAAAACAATTAAGGATAAAAAGTATGGTATGGAAGGACGCGTTGCAGCAAAGACAATGGAGGGTTGGTCCTATGGACAGAACGCGATGTCCGAATTTTCAAAGGCAGCTTTAGGGGCAGAAAACCGCGCATTAGATAAGCGGCTTGTTATACTCTCCACACTGGGCAACAACACCCCATTTATTGGGCTTCTAGGAACTGTTCTGGGTATTATGAAGGCCTTTCGTGATCTTGCATTGGTTGGAGATGCAGGACCATCAGTTGTTATGAAGGGTATATCAGAAGCTTTAATTGCAACAGCATTTGGCTTAGGGGTAGCCATACCCTGTGTGATAGCCTTTAATGTGTTTTCCAAACAGGTTAAAAATAGGTTATCAAATGCACAAGAAATTGTGGATATGCTTTCTGGCCTGAGATCGGTTTTCGAGAGAAAGGATTCTGACGATTTGTCACAATCACCTTTAAAAGTAATATAA